The stretch of DNA TCCTGTGGGCTTGCATCACATTTCTAGGGTTAGCATCAAGCATAGCTCTATTCATACGAACAAAACCAGcttatgctgctgctgctagccGGTCAAGTTGAAGCACCTTCACCAATTTTCCAGTTTGCAGAGAAACTCCTTTATCAGTTCCTTACTGATTTCAAGCCACAGTTAGCTTGTACAAAAATTGGCTTAGTTCTAGGTGAAATGGGCTAGATACAATACACAAAATGAATACCACGGCAAGAGACATCAAGAAGATACGAAATTATCAGCCTATCAGCTGGTATGTAAAGTACTATCAGTATTACCTTCACTAGGATTAATACTAACAAGTAGGCCCAAGGTTGGATGAAGGCAGTTTGGAATGTTTATTACTGATTGACTGAGACGTGTGCAAAATCGTCTGTATTTACTGTTGTTATGTACACCCTCGAATTCATATACATGGTGTTAAGGACATCAACAAGGTTTACAGGTTGAAATTTCAACCATTGAAAACATGACAAAACCAAGATTATCAGAAAGTAATAGCTTAATAGCTGATGTGTTAAAGTACAAAACCAACACACCATTCACAGTCACAGAGCATGAATACTAACAAGTTTGCCCAAGATAGCATAAGTCAGTTTAGTCTGTTGTTGCCAGTCAAATAGAATTGTGTGCAAAATGCTCCATGTTTGCTGTTTTTAGTTATACTTGCAGGACTTCAGAAATTGGATCTGACTGGCATTTCAGCTTTCTGCCTAAAATGAAGTCAAATAACTTATCTTTCAATCTTTATTAAGGAGATACTGATACAGCAAACAGGGGACCAATGAGTTCTTCAAATAGGACAATGTGACACAGAAAGTTTAACTTTTGCAAGAACAGCCAGGATGGACTGCTTAGGTGTTGAAAAGGAACTAAACTTCATTGAGCAATAGTTGAAAAGGAACTACATTTCAGCGAGGGATCCACACAGCATTCAATTATTGTACAAATAGACATACAACTTTCACCTCTTTCTATGCCTACAATTTCGCTGTTATACTGTTAAAACAACACATAACAAGTGCAATCCAGTCTGAAAGTGTATAGTTtgttccctcaaaaaaaaaaaaaaaaaaaactctgttACCTATATCCCTTCAACCTTTCCTGGAAGGTACCATCCATCCAGGCATTCAGCAATTTCCAAAAAAGTAGTACAATTATTCACCAAATGCATAAGACTCACATTCATATTACCTCGTTCAAGGGCCTAAGAATGGAGGGTACAATCACTTGACAGGACGCATAACTCATGACTATTTCTTCTGCTGTTCGTCATGCTTGCGCCATGGGTTTAGGGCTTCCCTCATAGCTTGGGCCTCTGGACTGCTTTCCCAAGCTCGTTTTTCTGACTCCAGGACAACAACCTTATCATCTGTAGCATATAACcatggagaaaaaaaaagatacataTATGTAAGTGGCCTTCCTATGCAGCAGTGGAAAAAGAGAGAGCCTGACAGGATGAATGGTACTAGGCAATCTGAACTCATTGTATGGCCACCAAAGTATCAGGAGTTTGGATTGTTGTTAAATGGAAACATGCACTGAAGCATCAAATTAAAATACCCACCCCCTAGCAATTTCCCAAAATGAGCTGATCTGAATTTTGATGATAGGAAAATGCAAGTGGCAATTGGATCTAGAAGCAGAAATGCTGCAGTTGAGAACTTTGCAATCTGCCTAAAGGTACCTTCATGTTGGGAGAAAAAAGGGTACTGGATGTATGGTCTCAGATGGACAGCCTATAATAATTGATTCAAGTGTGATTGATTATTAGAAATCAGAAATAGTAAATTACAAGGGTGAGGGGAGTTGGATGCCGGGCAGAGCAGAGAGGGAGAAGCGTACAGAAGCCCGTGTGGATCATGAAGAGCTCCATGGCGGCGCCAATGGAGGCCCCGACCGCCGCGATCTTCAGGTACCAGCCCGCGAACTTCATGCATGCACCACCCTCTGAATCAGTAAAGGACATGCATATACACCTGTAATTAGAATCAGATCCGATTACGAATGGTATGTTAGGGTTTGGGGGCACAGTTTTACTTACGAATTAGATTAAGGTTTGGGCGCATGGCTTCGGACAGCAGGAAGGAATGGCCAAGGGGAGGGAATACCTGGttgtgctcgtcgccggccaaggTGGGGAGTGGCGAGTGGCGAAGTAGGACAGCAGCGACGGCCGCGGGGACACCGGGGCTGCAGAGGACGGACGCCGCGCCGCAGCTGGTCGCGGCTCGCGAGGACGCTGGGCCTCTCCGGGTGGCGGCGCGGCGAGCGGATGGAGAGGATCGGCCGCGGGCGAGACGTGTTCTGGCGGCGGGCCAGCGCCGCAAGGATGCAAATGGGGGGCCGGCGGCGGTCAGCCCACACCACGTCCGCTACAGTTGCAAGGATTTCCTACTAGAGCTATTGTGGCAGCCCACATCACACCGCTAGTGTTTTGtggggtttttttttttaatgaactagtttcatttttatttttatttttttgcaaaatggacacggtaacactttcatttgtatttgacaaaatattgttcaattatagactaaccaggctcaaaagatttgtctcgcaaattacagataaaaaccgtgcaattagttatttcttttatctatatttaatgcttcatgcatgtgttgcaaaattcgatgtgacaaggaatccaaaaatttttgtaaattttttttggaactaaacaaggcctaatactaACAGCTTGCACCACGTCCGTCACAGCCTATtcgcttggctgataagccaagtattgttcgttgatttgttgtgaaagaaaacactgttgaatgatTGACAGATTTAATGgataagctcaagcaaacaAGTAGCCTCGAGCAGATGTAAGTTGGTAACACGTAACAAAGCACTTTTCATGCGCATACAAGTTATCCAAATTCTCATAACATGAATCCATCCAAACTGAGACTAAGATTCAGGTGAACCAACATCTGCATGCATTGTCCTGCGTCCACAAACGAATGAATGAACTTGAACGGTGAATTGTTCCACTAGTGATTGATGCAAATAAAATCTATAATTAATGAGATACTGATGTCAATCTCATCACGTTCTATGCCATTCTCTGTTAGAAGCTCCACCAAGTTGTTGAGCACAGGATCATGTTCTTGAACCTCCCAGCAAACAATATCAATGTTATCAAGGTGCTCACAGCTGAACGACCTTTCCTTTCTTCTAGATCCCTAATGAATCTCGGATGAGTATGGCCAAACCTGAAATGTGAGAAAACACAAGTTTCACTTTGATTTGATTGCACGTGCACAAACTTCTGTACAAGGATCAATTAACATGTTGAGAGAGCCATGTATCCCTCTGAGTTTCAGAGTTAGATTCTCCAGGCTAGTAGGTGAGTTCTGAAGGAAGACTATCTGTGGATAAAAGTCGATCTGGATGCAGACACCATTGACCAAGTGTCAAGGTTGCAAGGTTGTTGAATTTTGGGCAGCACTTACAATTGCAAAAAGTTCATAGGATTAAGACATCATAAAGAATTccatattttataaaatattcatgACTTCAGCAAAGTTGTCAAGACAACTTAAACAAGCTAAAGTTATGTTATGTTCCCCATAGTTTTCATTCTTCGGTTATAATATATCTTCAGAGTACAATATGTGACAAAGGTCACACTAAACGCAAATCTTTTTTAATAAGAATAATTCACATTACATTATACTATGCCCTATTTCCCTAAGTGAGATTCAACCATCTAGAGCACAGGCATATACACAGCTGAAAGGCTTTGATTAGGTGGTCTATCTACTAGATTCTACTGATCTGATTGTAAGTATAGGAGTGCAGTTAATGTTTGTAATATGTAGATAGATGAGCTAATAAAACTGTGTATAAATAATCGAAATTATATACcgtaagggggtgtttagttcccctttaATTCTAGGTTGTCataactaaggccctgtttagttttccactcaaaaaattttcatcaatcccatcaaatctttagacacatgcatggaacattaaatgtagataaaaaaactaattacatagtttggtcggaaatcgcgagatgaatcttttaagcctagttagtctatgattagccttaagtgctacagtaacccacatgtgctaatgaccgattaattatgcttaatagatttgtcttgcagtttccagacaagctatgtaatttgttttttattagtttctaaaaacccctcacgacatccttccgacacatccgatgtgacacaaaaaaattttcatctccaatctaaacagggcctaaacgtAGAGGGATTATGGCGTGCTTACAATTTGTTGCATCTGTGTTTCTCAGTTCTTTGTTGGGGCTATTTCATCGGCATTCCTACTTGTTGCTGCTCCTAAGCTTGGTCTTGGTGGTGTTTGGTCTGTATTAGTTCTTTTTATGAGCTTGAGAGCAGCTGCTGGATTTTGGAGGTGGTGTTCGAGGTTCCAGCTGCCCTCTTTTTGGAAATTTGGATAGCGTTTACCTTTCTGGCTCACAGTATTTTGCTGTTGTGTACAGGTTAGGGAGCAAAGGTGGACCATGGAAGCACATCAGGTCAGATACTGAGCTGATAACTGACAAGAAATGACCATGTCTTGGTGATTCGACAGGAAGATGGTAACAAAGATTATTGACAGATAACGGCATTACATGTAAATAACCAGTAGAAGTTGCGTATTAAGTAGAAGAGTATTGACTGTCTAGGTCCTGATCCTACAATCATATAAACTGTGAACTACTACTAGCTAGGTGAAATGCAGATAGTGTGGTGGTGAGGAAGAGTGGTCATATTTGGGCAAGCCCACTCTTGCTGTAAATGTGGAAGAGACTAATTGGTCTGAGGCTCGTGGATGTACTCTGCTTATATACTCTAGCTTCACGTAAGTTTTAGGCAAAGGGACGGCTTTTGTTGTAACATAGTCATCATAAAAGTAAATGTGAGACCTGGCAATCGTCTTAATTGGTAATGGCAGAGTATTTAGGAAAGTGGGTATCTTTTTTTATGAGAGCAAAAAATGGGGTATTTTTCGAGATTTTGATTGATCAAGTCTGAACATGATACCCTCAGTTGAATTTCTGCACGATACTAATATTTGATTTATACATattcatttttcttttttgattTGAGAAGAGGACTAGCACTTGATAACTTGTGAAATTGGCCCGGTGGCAGATTGGGCTGGAGAGGCCGAAAGCCCATAGATCTCCCAGAGCCCATTGTCCACCGAGCCCAAAAAGGCAGGCCCGCGTCGCGTCCAATCCAACCAATCACATTCAGACCACTGTGACCACTCGCTCGCGCGCCCATGGCGGCGAcctcgccgacgccgacgaggcCTGCAGCCGCCGCGCACGCAAGAACCCTGTCCGCGGGGCCCAGCCGTGTCTCCCTGACCTCCTGCCGCTGCCACTGCCGCCGCTCTACTCCGCCTCGGTGGAGTCGTTCCCCGCGATGCACTCGTGGTGGTGGGAAGCCGGTCGTCACAGACGTCGTCGACGAGGCGGCACCCGATAAGGAGCCAGGGATTGGGATTAAGGGAGAGGAAGAGAAGGAGGACGTCGCGGGGCGTGGTGCTCAGGGGTGGCTCAGGATTGACGGGGTAGCGGCGGACATCCTCGCCATCGCCGCACCCGCCGTGCTCGCGCTCGCCGCGGACCCCATCACGGCGCTCGTCGACACGGCCTTCGTTGGGCATATCGGTAATCCAGTATTCTGAGCCCAGTGCATTTCTTCATTTCAAACTTAGAATCATGTCATACCTTACTCTCATGGGCCTGATGAAGGCCTAGATAACAAAACGGCGAAGAGACCGGTTTCAGTGAAAATTAGGGTCGATCTTTTCACCCATTTGATGAGTTAGAGTCTCTTGTCAGGTTCGGCTCAGCTTGCGGCTGTTGGTGCATCGACTTCCATATTCAATTTggtatccaaactttttaatgTGCCGCTACTTAATGTCACCACATCCTTTGTTGCTGAGCAGCAGGCAATGGATGGCAATTCTAACATCACAAGGGAAAGTAAGCATTTCCATTTGTTTTCTGATGGCTCTGTTGTTCGCATTACACTGATTAGTGTTTAGTTCTCACCTAGGAGATGAATTTTTGACACCAATAGAGAAGGCAAGGCAACAAAAGAAGGTTCTTCCGGCGGTGTCAACATCCTTGGCTCTAGCTGCTGGCATTGGACTGTTGGAAATGGTAGCTCTGATTGTTGGATCTGGGACCTTGATAAACATCATTGGTATACCCGTTGTACGTAAGACCAATTTATTCGCATGCTCAAATTTCTAGGATCTATGTCTTCCCTTGAACTTGTTATCAGCATTGGGTTGGCTATTGGTCCGAACCATCTGCAAAAATCATTGTGCCTATGTCACTATTCCTAATAAAAGCTCTGAAGTGCTTACACCTTATTATATGAATCTAATGGGAAACTTGTCCACAAACATTTTCATATCATGTCACAAATTTGGCGCTGCAAAAATATAGCACTTCTAGACTATTTACCTTTTCCCGTTTTGTGGTGGGTGGGCTTCTTGAATTCAGTCTATGAAACCAGGTTTCCATGGTCTGTCAACTCAAAATTTTCTGACTTTAAGGTTCCATAATGTTGCGACTGTTCTAAGTTATACTTAATGACACCTTCTGTGACTAATTCCCTATACTCTTGCAGTTTTCTTTCAAAACACTCTTTGCTgaacataattttttttttttattttcaacaCAGGATTCACCGATGCGAGCACCAGCAGAACAGTTTCTTACACTGAGGGCACTTGGTGCTCCACCAATCATAGTGGCACTTGCATCTCAGGGTGCATTTCGTGGATTCCTGGATACAAGGACACCGTTGTATGCTGTGGGTAAGTCTTTGCCAGTTCATTTTGACAAAATAATGTAACACATAACACTATTTTGTTGTCCATCTGAAATTGTTTTGACCTTGCTATTTAAATGCATATTCTTTTGTTGTAACTATTTTGTATTTTCCTTTTCAAGCTACTCTATGTAACTGATTCAAAATGATCAAGCAAGGAACTGATGGTATGATGCTTACAGGTGCTGGCAACCTATTAAATGCAGTACTTGATGCATTACTTATTTTTCCACTTGGTCTAGGAGTAAGCGGTGCTGCACTGGCCACTGTGACCTCGGAGTATGTTGATGCCCTCATGATATTCTTAAAATGAGATTTTCTTATTTGGAGTATCTTTGCCTCTATTATCATTATCTAACTTATAATTATCGAAAGCATTTGTATTTTTTGTCTACATGTATTCAGGTACTTGACAGCATTCATCCTCCTTTGGAAGCTGAATAATGAAGTAGATCTGTTCTCATGGAATATAATTGAGGATGGAGGAGTGATCCGCTACCTGAAATCTGGTTGGTCAATATCCCTCATGCTCATCGAAGGATTTTTCATCTGATGGATTTTGCCTAATCATAAGAAAGTATTGGTTCAAAACTGACAGTTTTTCATGAGTTCAGCTTCTTTTGTTAGCTATCACATTAAGCATCATAACTTAATCTTAGTGTGATTGACCTTTATGATAGCCACTTGAATTTGAACGGTTTTCAGGTGGGCTACTAATTGGCAGGACAATTGCAGTATTCTTGACACTGACACTATCTACATCCCTGGCTGCAAGGGAAGGGCCTGTTCCAATGGCAGGCTATGAGATATGCTTGCAAGTGTGGCTAACAATTTCTCTGCTCAATGATGCTCTAGCCCTTGCTGGCCAGGTCTGCAAAATTACTGGAATGGAACTTTCATCGAACTCGTTACCTGTGTATCTGCTTGTGAAGTATCCCTAATTTGTGCAGGCTCTACTTGCTACCGAATATGCAAAAGGGAACTACAAGCAAGCCCGCACGGTTTTATACAGAGTCCTGCAGGTTAAGAAGTCATTTCTTGGAAATAGTTTGGAAATGCCACCGGTTTATCCTTCTCCTTAAGGAGCTGATACTGTCCATCTTTTTCCTTGCAGGTTGGAGGTGTGACTGGTGTTGCCCTTGCTGCTTCCTTATTTGttggatttggatctttgtcctTGCTGTTTACAGATGATCCAGCCGTTTTAGATGTTGCACTCTCTGGAGTCTGGGTAAGAACATTCTTGAGAAACGAGAAGTTTACACTTAGTTTCTGAGAAATGTACAGCCACTTATGTTTACAGTTGTTGGATATTTGCAGTTTGTCACTATTTCTCAGCCGGTGAATGCTATTGCTTTTGTTGCTGATGGGCTCTACTATGGTGTTTCTGACTTTGCCTATGCTGCATATTCCACGGTTGTGATTCATAATCCTACTCTGTCGCATTATTATGTCCCCAATACTATCACACGTTATCATGTTATCAGTTATCTCTTCAACACAACTTTGCCATCCTAATTGTGGCGAATCTTTGTTGTTTCAGTTTTTTGCAGGAGCTGTCTCATCAATGTTCTTACTAGTAACAGCTCCTAAATTTGGTCTCAGTGGCATATGGGCTGGTCTTACTCTATTTATGAGTTTGCGTGCAGTTGCTGGACTGTGGAGGTAGTAATAGATGACCCCTTTGTTTTTCTCTGatttattttttcctttttttttaggaGCCAAGTTTCAGACGAGGAAAATGGAATATTCCTGTACTGGAGTTTTGAATAGAAGCAGCATGGAAGTCTTAAATTTTACAATCAGTTTGTTCTTGTTTTCAGGTTAGGGAGCAAAGATGGACCTTGGGAGGTTATCTGGTCAGATAGTGAGTAAGGCACATATTTGATCATGTAGATTCGACACTGATCTCTCACAGCCAGCATGTAAAGGGTGACGGTAGCAAGAAAGATGCATTCAGCTCTGTGGGAGATGTACACTTGTAGTTGGTGTCGGATAGCTGGGCTGTCTTGTGGCTGCTGTAGGAGCCCGGTAGGAACTCACAGCTTTGAACTGTGTGTTGCATACCATATACTGTACAAGAAAGCTGTGTTTAGTTATAACAAAAAAGGGAAAGAAAGCTGTGTTCAAATAGAAAACCTCTTCCTGTAAATTTTCTCCCTGTAAATGAATCTTTGTCCAACATTCTAGGATCTGTAAATCTGGTAatcttttgtgtgtgtgtgtgtgtgtgtgtgtgtgtgtgtgtgtgtgcgcattATACTTCAAATATGAATCAGAACCAATATGCTGCAGACAAAAGTAATGTGATGGCTTGGACAAGTTTTGTCCTGCACCACGGGCTCTGGGCCAAGAGAGGAGGCTAGACAGACCAATGGGCTAGAGTCCATAGCGAAGGGGAAACTAACAGGCCCAAACAGCCCATGATTTGTCCTGGCAGAGGCGCAGAGCAGAGGAGATTCCTTTTCTGTGTAGCAGGATAGTAGAGAGGGAGCGGAGCAGCAGAGACCAGAGAGCAGTGAgcggag from Sorghum bicolor cultivar BTx623 chromosome 8, Sorghum_bicolor_NCBIv3, whole genome shotgun sequence encodes:
- the LOC8055495 gene encoding uncharacterized protein LOC8055495 isoform X1, which codes for MRPNLNLIQGGACMKFAGWYLKIAAVGASIGAAMELFMIHTGFYDKVVVLESEKRAWESSPEAQAMREALNPWRKHDEQQKK
- the LOC8055495 gene encoding uncharacterized protein LOC8055495 isoform X3, with translation MKFAGWYLKIAAVGASIGAAMELFMIHTGFYDKVVVLESEKRAWESSPEAQAMREALNPWRKHDEQQKK
- the LOC8055495 gene encoding uncharacterized protein LOC8055495 isoform X2 is translated as MSFTDSEGGACMKFAGWYLKIAAVGASIGAAMELFMIHTGFYDKVVVLESEKRAWESSPEAQAMREALNPWRKHDEQQKK
- the LOC8055496 gene encoding protein DETOXIFICATION 44, chloroplastic isoform X3, which produces MAATSPTPTRPAAAAHARTLSAGPSRVSLTSCRCHCRRSTPPRWSRSPRCTRGGGKPVVTDVVDEAAPDKEPGIGIKGEEEKEDVAGRGAQGWLRIDGVAADILAIAAPAVLALAADPITALVDTAFVGHIGSAQLAAVGASTSIFNLVSKLFNVPLLNVTTSFVAEQQAMDGNSNITRERDEFLTPIEKARQQKKVLPAVSTSLALAAGIGLLEMVALIVGSGTLINIIGIPVDSPMRAPAEQFLTLRALGAPPIIVALASQGAFRGFLDTRTPLYAVGAGNLLNAVLDALLIFPLGLGVSGAALATVTSEYLTAFILLWKLNNEVDLFSWNIIEDGGVIRYLKSGGLLIGRTIAVFLTLTLSTSLAAREGPVPMAGYEICLQVWLTISLLNDALALAGQALLATEYAKGNYKQARTVLYRVLQVGGVTGVALAASLFVGFGSLSLLFTDDPAVLDVALSGVWFVTISQPVNAIAFVADGLYYGVSDFAYAAYSTFFAGAVSSMFLLVTAPKFGLSGIWAGLTLFMSLRAVAGLWRLGSKDGPWEVIWSDSE
- the LOC8055496 gene encoding protein DETOXIFICATION 44, chloroplastic isoform X1 yields the protein MAATSPTPTRPAAAAHARTLSAGPSRVSLTSCRCHCRRSTPPRWSRSPRCTRGGGKPVVTDVVDEAAPDKEPGIGIKGEEEKEDVAGRGAQGWLRIDGVAADILAIAAPAVLALAADPITALVDTAFVGHIGSAQLAAVGASTSIFNLVSKLFNVPLLNVTTSFVAEQQAMDGNSNITRERDEFLTPIEKARQQKKVLPAVSTSLALAAGIGLLEMVALIVGSGTLINIIGIPVDSPMRAPAEQFLTLRALGAPPIIVALASQGAFRGFLDTRTPLYAVGAGNLLNAVLDALLIFPLGLGVSGAALATVTSDICIFCLHVFRYLTAFILLWKLNNEVDLFSWNIIEDGGVIRYLKSGGLLIGRTIAVFLTLTLSTSLAAREGPVPMAGYEICLQVWLTISLLNDALALAGQALLATEYAKGNYKQARTVLYRVLQVGGVTGVALAASLFVGFGSLSLLFTDDPAVLDVALSGVWFVTISQPVNAIAFVADGLYYGVSDFAYAAYSTFFAGAVSSMFLLVTAPKFGLSGIWAGLTLFMSLRAVAGLWRLGSKDGPWEVIWSDSE
- the LOC8055496 gene encoding protein DETOXIFICATION 44, chloroplastic isoform X2, which codes for MAATSPTPTRPAAAAHARTLSAGPSRVSLTSCRCHCRRSTPPRWSRSPRCTRGGGKPVVTDVVDEAAPDKEPGIGIKGEEEKEDVAGRGAQGWLRIDGVAADILAIAAPAVLALAADPITALVDTAFVGHIGSAQLAAVGASTSIFNLVSKLFNVPLLNVTTSFVAEQQAMDGNSNITREKKARQQKKVLPAVSTSLALAAGIGLLEMVALIVGSGTLINIIGIPVDSPMRAPAEQFLTLRALGAPPIIVALASQGAFRGFLDTRTPLYAVGAGNLLNAVLDALLIFPLGLGVSGAALATVTSDICIFCLHVFRYLTAFILLWKLNNEVDLFSWNIIEDGGVIRYLKSGGLLIGRTIAVFLTLTLSTSLAAREGPVPMAGYEICLQVWLTISLLNDALALAGQALLATEYAKGNYKQARTVLYRVLQVGGVTGVALAASLFVGFGSLSLLFTDDPAVLDVALSGVWFVTISQPVNAIAFVADGLYYGVSDFAYAAYSTFFAGAVSSMFLLVTAPKFGLSGIWAGLTLFMSLRAVAGLWRLGSKDGPWEVIWSDSE
- the LOC8055496 gene encoding protein DETOXIFICATION 44, chloroplastic isoform X4, whose protein sequence is MAATSPTPTRPAAAAHARTLSAGPSRVSLTSCRCHCRRSTPPRWSRSPRCTRGGGKPVVTDVVDEAAPDKEPGIGIKGEEEKEDVAGRGAQGWLRIDGVAADILAIAAPAVLALAADPITALVDTAFVGHIGSAQLAAVGASTSIFNLVSKLFNVPLLNVTTSFVAEQQAMDGNSNITREKKARQQKKVLPAVSTSLALAAGIGLLEMVALIVGSGTLINIIGIPVDSPMRAPAEQFLTLRALGAPPIIVALASQGAFRGFLDTRTPLYAVGAGNLLNAVLDALLIFPLGLGVSGAALATVTSEYLTAFILLWKLNNEVDLFSWNIIEDGGVIRYLKSGGLLIGRTIAVFLTLTLSTSLAAREGPVPMAGYEICLQVWLTISLLNDALALAGQALLATEYAKGNYKQARTVLYRVLQVGGVTGVALAASLFVGFGSLSLLFTDDPAVLDVALSGVWFVTISQPVNAIAFVADGLYYGVSDFAYAAYSTFFAGAVSSMFLLVTAPKFGLSGIWAGLTLFMSLRAVAGLWRLGSKDGPWEVIWSDSE